From the Daphnia magna isolate NIES linkage group LG3, ASM2063170v1.1, whole genome shotgun sequence genome, one window contains:
- the LOC123470648 gene encoding uncharacterized protein LOC123470648, with protein MAALAVNHRATTPYHPQSNGLVERLNHTLADMLSMEAILPIDVMMNGNPNPVKHDGQDEVVKKLGEAQQVVAQWLHRVQEKQKDAYDAGRRVATDFKVGDEVLVYKPFRKIGWSEKLLHRWRGPYVVVRETSSLNYEVKLPRARKSEIVHVVSMKKFARGSPEVTDRPNEENFLGDTLPVTPPLEGVNGQ; from the exons ATGGCCGCTCTGGCGGTAAACCACCGAGCTACTACTCCATACCATCCGCAGTCAAATGGTTTAGTGGAGAGGTTAAACCATACTTTGGCAGACATGTTGTCAAT GGAGGCAATACTACCCATAGATGTCATGATGAATGGGAACCCGAATCCGGTGAAACATGACGGGCAAGACGAGGTGGTGAAAAAACTGGGGGAAGCTCAGCAAGTGGTGGCCCAATGGCTACATAGagtgcaagaaaaacaaaaggacgcTTATGATGCAGGACGAAGAGTGGCAACAGATTTCAAGGTTGGGGATGAAGTCCTGGTGTATAAACCTTTTCGCAAAATAGGGTGGTCTGAAAAGTTGCTACATCGATGGCGAGGACCCTACGTGGTTGTCCGTGAAACTTCGTCGTTAAATTACGAGGTAAAGTTGCCGCGGGCGCgtaaatcagaaattgttCACGTGGTCAGCATGAAAAAATTTGCTAGAGGTTCGCCAGAGGTGACAGATAGGCCTAACGAAGAAAACTTCCTAGGGGATACTTTACCAGTAACTCCGCCACTGGAGGGAGTCAACGGCCAGTAA